From the Halalkalicoccus sp. CGA53 genome, one window contains:
- a CDS encoding SWIM zinc finger family protein yields MEAKVHTMTHTSNTPASPRTIGSTPGASAADERARRARTERMRVTGFGTAAYLVETESENAYLVDVEAGSCSCPDHRFRGGRCKHLRRVAIEITERSVAPPHHVEGACLACSERIFVPADEPSPHYCERHTLAAGTPVTDRETGDRLLVVATSSRRADEVRIGEHGRTVAAYPTNEEYDPADRVVSAVYPQSVRTTATGPKPRTLRVYSFPQSRLEPIE; encoded by the coding sequence GTGGAAGCGAAGGTACACACCATGACGCACACCAGCAACACACCAGCGTCACCGAGAACGATCGGGTCCACGCCGGGCGCCAGTGCCGCCGACGAGCGGGCACGTCGGGCGCGGACCGAGCGGATGCGCGTGACGGGCTTCGGCACCGCCGCCTACCTGGTCGAGACCGAGAGCGAGAACGCCTACCTCGTGGACGTCGAGGCGGGTAGCTGTAGCTGTCCGGACCACCGGTTCAGGGGTGGGCGCTGCAAACACCTCCGGCGGGTCGCCATCGAGATCACCGAACGATCCGTCGCACCGCCACACCACGTCGAGGGAGCCTGTCTCGCGTGTAGCGAGCGGATCTTCGTTCCGGCCGACGAGCCCTCGCCGCACTACTGCGAACGACACACGCTCGCGGCCGGAACCCCGGTCACCGACAGGGAGACGGGCGACAGACTGCTCGTCGTCGCCACCTCCTCGCGCCGGGCGGACGAGGTACGTATCGGCGAGCACGGGCGGACGGTCGCGGCGTACCCGACGAACGAGGAGTACGACCCGGCCGACCGGGTCGTGAGCGCCGTCTATCCCCAGTCGGTGCGGACCACGGCCACGGGGCCGAAGCCGAGGACGCTTCGGGTCTACTCGTTCCCACAGTCCCGACTCGAACCGATCGAGTAG
- a CDS encoding PspA/IM30 family protein: MSLLDRISFTIRSWLNALVNRVSDPAAELDYSYEQLRNELQRVNRAIADLTTQKKRLELHRERLRANVEKHDGQAREAIRQDREDLARRALEKKKTTTHELADLDEQIDRLQATQDRMVERQVALRGRIEGFRTQKEILKARHGAAQASARAAEAFTGVGGELGDVQRTVERAAERTEEMEARAAALEELEETGAFDDILAKGDAIDRELERRSTEHRVEQELEELKIRVGGETEEELDR, from the coding sequence ATGAGCCTCCTCGACAGGATCTCGTTCACGATCCGGTCCTGGCTGAACGCGCTGGTGAACCGCGTCTCCGATCCCGCGGCCGAACTCGATTACTCCTACGAACAGCTGCGCAACGAGCTCCAGCGGGTCAACCGTGCGATCGCGGACCTCACGACCCAGAAGAAACGCCTCGAACTGCACCGCGAACGGCTGCGCGCGAACGTCGAGAAACACGACGGACAGGCCAGGGAGGCGATCCGTCAGGACCGCGAGGACCTGGCCCGGCGCGCGCTCGAGAAGAAGAAGACGACGACCCACGAACTGGCCGACCTCGACGAGCAGATCGACCGGCTGCAGGCCACCCAGGACCGGATGGTCGAGCGCCAGGTCGCGCTCCGCGGCCGGATCGAGGGGTTCAGAACGCAAAAGGAGATCCTGAAGGCGCGCCACGGCGCGGCGCAGGCCTCCGCGCGTGCCGCCGAGGCGTTCACCGGCGTCGGGGGCGAACTGGGCGACGTCCAGCGAACGGTCGAGCGTGCCGCCGAACGCACGGAGGAGATGGAGGCCCGGGCCGCGGCGCTCGAGGAGCTCGAGGAGACCGGCGCGTTCGACGACATCCTCGCGAAGGGCGACGCGATCGACCGCGAACTGGAGCGACGATCGACCGAACACCGGGTCGAACAGGAGTTAGAGGAGCTGAAGATCCGGGTGGGTGGTGAGACCGAGGAGGAACTCGATCGATGA
- a CDS encoding 23S rRNA (uridine(2552)-2'-O)-methyltransferase: MSNRDQWYNKAKQQGYRSRSAYKLQQLDDLETVLPEGGTVVDLGAAPGGWLQVAAERVGPGGTVLGVDLQRIKDIETETTVETIRGDITDEETHEAIRGRVGEVDTVLSDMAPNMTGEYNLDHARSVYLAGQAAAVAREVLKPGGNLVVKVFEGPDLAEFRSGLEGEYEFVRTTSPEASRKESSEVYLIAKGLLTAPVGVGEQLTVEVESVGSEGDGVAQVEGFTVFVPGAERGETVEVRIEDVKQRFAFAERL; encoded by the coding sequence ATGAGCAACCGCGATCAGTGGTACAACAAGGCGAAACAGCAGGGCTATCGCTCGAGGTCGGCGTACAAGCTCCAGCAGCTCGACGACCTGGAGACCGTCCTGCCCGAGGGCGGCACGGTCGTCGACCTCGGTGCCGCTCCAGGCGGCTGGCTTCAGGTCGCCGCCGAACGCGTCGGTCCCGGGGGGACGGTTCTGGGAGTGGACCTCCAACGCATCAAGGATATCGAGACCGAGACGACCGTCGAGACGATCCGCGGCGACATCACGGACGAAGAGACCCACGAGGCGATCCGCGGACGGGTGGGTGAGGTCGACACGGTCCTCTCGGACATGGCCCCAAACATGACCGGCGAGTACAACCTCGATCACGCGCGGTCGGTCTACCTCGCGGGGCAGGCCGCTGCCGTCGCCCGCGAGGTGCTCAAACCCGGCGGGAATCTCGTGGTAAAGGTGTTCGAGGGGCCGGATCTCGCCGAGTTCCGATCCGGATTGGAGGGCGAGTACGAGTTCGTCCGGACGACGAGCCCCGAGGCCTCGCGCAAGGAGTCCTCGGAGGTCTACCTGATCGCGAAGGGGCTGCTGACCGCGCCGGTCGGGGTAGGCGAGCAACTCACCGTCGAGGTCGAGTCGGTCGGCTCCGAGGGCGACGGCGTCGCACAGGTCGAGGGCTTTACGGTGTTCGTTCCAGGTGCAGAGAGGGGTGAGACAGTCGAGGTGCGGATCGAGGACGTCAAACAGCGTTTCGCGTTCGCGGAGCGTCTGTAG
- a CDS encoding pro-sigmaK processing inhibitor BofA family protein, with the protein MVTGIEVAVVLLALAFLFGAWRIIHAVKPFIVNAVVGLLVLLLASWFGLAVEVTPIVLLVVALGGVPGALLVLLLAVFGVAFVPALAL; encoded by the coding sequence ATGGTCACCGGTATCGAGGTCGCCGTCGTGCTCCTCGCGCTCGCCTTCCTCTTCGGCGCGTGGCGGATCATCCACGCCGTGAAGCCGTTCATCGTCAACGCGGTGGTCGGCCTACTCGTGCTTCTGCTCGCGAGTTGGTTCGGACTCGCGGTCGAGGTCACGCCGATCGTCCTGCTCGTCGTCGCCCTCGGGGGCGTGCCGGGGGCACTCCTCGTGCTCCTGCTCGCGGTGTTCGGCGTGGCGTTCGTCCCCGCGCTCGCTCTATAG
- a CDS encoding GNAT family N-acetyltransferase — protein sequence MDDWYGTDSLRRTIAGSDHVVSVAEDGGSEAVGFAHVGPQTEAETLAELYRIYVRPERWGEGVGSRLLVDVIGRIDGYDRLGLSAFAENEVGIAFYEREGFERVGVEEVEFEGERYEEIRYERPL from the coding sequence ATCGACGACTGGTACGGAACCGACTCGCTCCGACGGACGATCGCGGGGTCGGACCACGTCGTCTCGGTCGCGGAGGACGGGGGTTCGGAGGCGGTCGGCTTCGCCCACGTCGGTCCCCAGACGGAGGCGGAGACGCTGGCCGAACTCTACCGGATCTACGTGCGACCGGAGCGCTGGGGTGAGGGGGTCGGGAGCCGGCTGCTCGTGGACGTGATCGGGCGGATCGACGGGTACGACCGTCTCGGTCTCTCCGCCTTCGCCGAGAACGAGGTCGGGATCGCGTTCTACGAACGCGAGGGGTTCGAGCGGGTCGGAGTCGAGGAGGTCGAGTTCGAGGGAGAACGCTACGAGGAGATCCGGTACGAACGCCCGCTCTGA
- a CDS encoding DEAD/DEAH box helicase has translation MSKQVPRVDTLFLHEVGDDYLAVVTRGGERVFQAVLKLKETAAGPRPGKFGVKAESGRDPRDPSEFVDLARRASRIRISEQTSRSGRAELREMLEGYQLEATVVRTCRYCASHGRYSPITSETAIKTDREEICPDCALVELDRELAHHGGLTSAAQDRLEELLLQVQDLERLKNLLKGRLDPDLTKFDEIGATVEDVDPVRVDSLDLHPELKELVEDRFETLLPVQSLSVRNGLLDGDDQLVVSATATGKTLVGELAGIDRVLRGKGKVLFLVPLVALANQKHEDFLDTYGELAEVTIRVGASRVRDDGTRFDPTADVIVGTYEGIDHALRTGRDLGDIGTVVIDEVHTLQAEERGHRLDGLIARLKEYCEARSRARESYAGAQWIYLSATVGNPEWLARRLEARLIEFEERPVPIERHVTFVDGMEKPRVANKLVRREFDRESSKGYRGQTIIFTNSRRRCHEISRRLEYDAAPYHAGLDYRRRKKVERMFGDGDIAAVVTTAALAAGVDFPASQVIFDSLAMGIEWLTVQEFHQMLGRAGRPDYHDRGVVYLLVEPDCSYHASMEGTEDEVAFRLLKDEMEDVHTVYDESAAVEEVLANVTVGGKRAKAITDRMIGEVPTKHAIGKLLEYGFIDGFSPTPLGRAVTTHFLSPEEAFVILDGIRKGKEVDGIVADIQLRDDD, from the coding sequence GTGTCGAAACAGGTCCCACGCGTGGACACGCTCTTCCTCCACGAGGTCGGCGACGACTACCTCGCCGTCGTCACCCGTGGCGGCGAGCGCGTCTTCCAGGCCGTCCTCAAGCTGAAGGAGACGGCGGCGGGACCACGGCCCGGGAAGTTCGGAGTCAAAGCCGAGAGCGGCCGCGATCCGCGCGATCCGAGCGAGTTCGTCGACCTCGCCCGCAGGGCGTCCCGGATCCGGATCTCCGAGCAGACCTCGCGGAGCGGACGCGCCGAACTCCGTGAGATGCTCGAGGGATACCAGTTGGAGGCGACGGTCGTCCGGACCTGTCGGTACTGTGCCTCGCACGGGCGGTACTCGCCGATCACCTCGGAGACGGCGATCAAGACGGACAGAGAGGAGATCTGTCCGGACTGTGCGCTCGTCGAGCTCGACCGCGAGCTCGCCCACCACGGCGGGCTGACGAGCGCCGCACAGGACCGGCTGGAGGAGCTCCTGCTCCAGGTCCAGGACCTAGAGCGGCTGAAGAACCTGCTTAAGGGCAGGCTCGACCCGGATCTGACGAAGTTCGACGAGATCGGTGCCACGGTCGAGGACGTCGATCCGGTTCGGGTGGACTCGCTCGACCTGCATCCGGAACTGAAAGAACTCGTCGAGGACCGGTTCGAGACCCTGCTCCCAGTCCAGAGCCTATCGGTACGGAACGGTCTCCTGGACGGCGACGATCAGCTGGTGGTGAGCGCCACCGCGACCGGGAAGACGCTCGTCGGCGAGCTCGCGGGGATCGATCGCGTACTGAGAGGCAAGGGAAAGGTGCTCTTTCTTGTCCCGCTGGTCGCGCTCGCGAACCAGAAACACGAGGACTTTCTCGATACCTACGGCGAGCTCGCGGAGGTGACGATCCGTGTCGGCGCGAGCCGGGTGCGCGACGACGGCACCCGATTCGACCCGACGGCGGACGTGATCGTCGGCACCTACGAGGGGATCGACCACGCGCTGCGGACGGGGCGGGATCTGGGCGACATCGGGACGGTCGTCATCGACGAGGTCCACACGCTCCAGGCCGAAGAGCGGGGCCACCGTCTCGACGGGCTGATCGCCCGGTTGAAGGAGTACTGCGAGGCTCGCTCGCGCGCCCGCGAGAGCTACGCCGGCGCGCAGTGGATCTACCTCTCGGCGACGGTCGGCAACCCGGAGTGGCTCGCGAGGCGGCTCGAGGCGCGGCTGATCGAGTTCGAGGAGCGACCGGTCCCGATCGAGCGCCACGTCACGTTCGTCGACGGGATGGAGAAACCACGGGTGGCGAACAAGCTCGTCCGCCGGGAGTTCGACCGCGAGTCCTCGAAGGGGTATCGGGGTCAGACCATAATCTTCACGAACTCGCGGCGGCGCTGTCACGAGATCAGCCGTCGGTTGGAGTACGACGCCGCGCCGTACCACGCGGGGCTGGACTACCGGCGCCGGAAGAAGGTCGAGCGGATGTTCGGCGACGGCGACATCGCAGCGGTTGTGACGACCGCCGCGCTCGCCGCCGGGGTCGACTTCCCCGCCTCGCAGGTTATCTTCGACTCGCTCGCGATGGGCATCGAGTGGCTCACGGTCCAGGAGTTCCACCAGATGCTCGGGCGGGCGGGCCGTCCGGACTACCACGACCGCGGTGTCGTCTACCTGCTGGTCGAACCCGACTGTTCGTATCACGCGAGCATGGAGGGCACCGAGGACGAGGTGGCGTTCCGTCTCCTGAAGGACGAGATGGAGGACGTCCACACCGTCTACGACGAGTCGGCAGCGGTCGAGGAGGTGCTCGCGAACGTGACGGTGGGAGGGAAGCGCGCGAAGGCGATCACCGACCGGATGATCGGCGAGGTGCCCACCAAACACGCGATCGGAAAACTGCTCGAGTACGGGTTCATCGACGGCTTCTCGCCGACGCCGCTCGGCAGAGCGGTAACGACGCACTTCCTCTCTCCCGAGGAGGCGTTCGTCATCCTCGACGGGATCAGGAAAGGGAAGGAGGTAGACGGGATCGTCGCGGACATCCAGCTCAGAGACGATGACTGA
- a CDS encoding queuosine precursor transporter: MSDSEGPLPAVALTLAALFVTALVTAQLLAVKIIALPVPFEAGPVGPELIVPAGVIAYAITFLATDCYAELYGKRPAQLMVNVGFATILAMLALVWLAILAPASPAGVDQEAFATVMGPSTNIVLGGLLAYLISQNWDVVAFHRIRARTGRERLWLRNLGSTATSQAIDTVVFILVAFALAPALLGIGPVLPVAELLALIVGQYLIKLLIAVADTPFVYLIVGAVRSRGLETGVSTPG, encoded by the coding sequence ATGAGCGATAGCGAGGGGCCGCTGCCGGCCGTCGCGCTCACGCTCGCTGCGCTGTTCGTCACGGCGCTCGTCACCGCACAGCTCCTGGCGGTGAAGATCATCGCGCTTCCGGTTCCGTTCGAAGCCGGTCCCGTCGGCCCGGAGCTGATCGTTCCCGCCGGCGTCATCGCCTACGCGATCACGTTCCTCGCGACCGACTGCTACGCCGAACTGTACGGCAAGCGCCCGGCACAGCTGATGGTGAACGTCGGCTTCGCGACGATCCTCGCGATGCTCGCGCTCGTCTGGCTCGCGATCCTCGCGCCGGCGTCGCCCGCCGGCGTCGATCAGGAGGCGTTCGCGACCGTAATGGGTCCGAGCACGAACATCGTCCTCGGTGGGCTGCTCGCGTACCTGATCAGCCAGAACTGGGACGTCGTCGCCTTCCACCGGATCCGCGCTCGTACGGGGAGAGAGCGACTCTGGCTACGCAACCTCGGTTCGACTGCGACGAGCCAGGCGATCGACACCGTCGTCTTCATCCTCGTCGCGTTCGCACTCGCACCGGCGCTGCTCGGCATCGGTCCCGTGCTTCCCGTAGCCGAACTGCTCGCGCTGATCGTCGGCCAGTACCTGATCAAACTGCTGATCGCCGTCGCCGACACGCCGTTCGTCTACCTGATCGTCGGTGCCGTCCGTTCTCGTGGGCTCGAAACTGGCGTCTCGACCCCGGGGTAG
- the priL gene encoding DNA primase regulatory subunit PriL produces MEASALHARYPFLASAREAVETAGVDLVDVVSERAVVERATERVTRAITDGEVGEPHRTPRTELLSYPVARVLVSLVDEHVLTRKYARAEAKTARERIETDRRQRAREEGLRSVSVERLTLAELLAEFDLEERIRAEGDEYAVAVGSYVGLSAGLRREDWRLVNRVVADGEVFVTEPELIRLVQEAIARRVGEGLPLSVPDAIAEPLDGEIEAVRELLSEYDFTREIDTVVPDRFPPCMKALLDAVQKGEHLEHHSRFAITTFLVNIGMSTDEIIDLYMVNPGFGEKITRYQTDHIRGETSPTEYSPPSCATMQSYGDCVNMDDRCETISHPLAYYEKALDEADEDELVDWREGGEEAEG; encoded by the coding sequence ATGGAGGCCAGCGCGCTTCACGCCCGGTACCCGTTTCTCGCGAGCGCCAGGGAGGCGGTCGAGACGGCGGGCGTTGACCTCGTGGACGTCGTCTCCGAGCGCGCGGTGGTCGAGCGGGCGACCGAGCGCGTCACGAGGGCGATCACCGACGGGGAGGTCGGAGAGCCACACCGGACCCCCCGGACGGAGCTGCTCTCGTACCCCGTCGCACGGGTGCTCGTCTCGCTCGTCGACGAGCACGTGCTCACCCGGAAGTACGCCCGGGCCGAGGCGAAGACGGCGCGCGAGCGGATCGAGACGGACCGGCGACAGCGCGCCCGGGAGGAGGGACTGCGGAGCGTCAGTGTCGAGCGGCTCACGCTCGCCGAACTCCTCGCCGAGTTCGATCTCGAGGAGAGAATCCGGGCCGAGGGCGACGAGTACGCCGTCGCGGTCGGGAGCTACGTGGGACTCTCGGCGGGTCTCCGCCGGGAGGACTGGCGGCTCGTCAACCGCGTCGTCGCAGACGGGGAGGTGTTCGTCACCGAACCCGAACTCATCCGACTCGTCCAGGAGGCGATCGCACGGCGCGTCGGCGAGGGGTTGCCGCTGTCGGTCCCCGACGCGATCGCGGAGCCGCTTGACGGGGAGATCGAGGCCGTTCGGGAGCTGCTCTCGGAGTACGACTTCACCCGGGAGATCGACACGGTCGTCCCCGACCGGTTCCCGCCCTGTATGAAAGCGCTGCTCGACGCGGTCCAGAAGGGCGAGCACCTGGAACACCACTCGCGGTTCGCGATCACGACCTTCCTCGTGAACATCGGGATGAGCACCGACGAGATCATCGACCTCTACATGGTGAACCCGGGCTTCGGCGAGAAGATCACCCGGTACCAGACCGACCACATCCGGGGCGAGACCTCCCCGACCGAGTACAGCCCGCCGAGCTGTGCGACGATGCAGTCCTACGGCGACTGCGTGAACATGGACGACCGGTGTGAGACGATCTCGCACCCGCTCGCGTACTACGAGAAGGCGCTGGACGAGGCCGACGAGGACGAACTCGTCGACTGGCGCGAGGGTGGAGAGGAAGCGGAAGGATAG
- a CDS encoding ribbon-helix-helix domain-containing protein: protein MPKISVEIPQELLDDLDEHVGDDGKFVNRSDAIRTSVRKTLDLLDEIDARHGRLDDER from the coding sequence ATGCCTAAGATCAGCGTCGAGATCCCACAGGAGCTACTCGACGACCTGGACGAGCACGTCGGTGACGACGGGAAGTTCGTCAACCGGAGCGACGCGATCCGCACCTCCGTCAGGAAGACCCTCGACTTACTCGACGAGATAGACGCCCGCCACGGCAGGCTGGACGATGAGCGATAG
- a CDS encoding selenium-binding protein SBP56-related protein, whose translation MSTHTADSHGEEGHGHHETEGPGYATPQAAIEQSERERVAYVVGLYTGTDIDAPDFLAVVDVDPDSGTYGEITDRIEMPTKGDELHHFGWNACSSSCHMEGLERRYLVMPGNRSSRITIVDTENRAHPEIVRVIEPEEVHELDLSAPHTVHCPAGGGVMISMLGNASGELPGGFLELNEDLEVEGRWDLPGEIEMNYDFWYQPRHNVMVSSEWAAPETYQPGFDLEDVEAGKYGHRLHFWNWAEKTVEQTVDLGEEGMVPLEVRFLHSPEATHGYVNAALSSNIFHFFEDREARSASDSASGDQPRADGRWRAEKVIDFEAREHDDWEMPVPALPTDILVSMDDRYLFGANWLHGEVWMYDVSDPANPRHADSISIGGYFGDVREVKGRELAAGPQMVQLSLDGERLYWTTSLYSTWDDQFFPAEGEHGSVMLKADVNPRRGTLTLDEEFLVDFGDLPDGPARAHEIRWPDGDCTSDVWQ comes from the coding sequence ATGAGCACACACACAGCAGACTCTCACGGTGAAGAGGGACACGGCCATCACGAGACGGAGGGACCGGGGTACGCGACGCCCCAGGCGGCGATCGAGCAGTCAGAGCGCGAGAGGGTGGCCTACGTCGTCGGACTGTACACGGGCACGGACATCGACGCGCCCGACTTCCTCGCGGTCGTCGACGTCGACCCCGATTCGGGGACGTACGGCGAGATAACCGACCGGATCGAGATGCCGACGAAGGGCGACGAACTGCACCACTTCGGGTGGAACGCCTGTTCGTCGTCGTGTCACATGGAGGGGCTAGAGCGGCGCTATCTGGTGATGCCGGGCAACCGATCCTCGCGGATCACGATCGTCGACACCGAGAACAGAGCCCATCCCGAGATCGTCCGCGTGATCGAACCGGAGGAGGTCCACGAGTTAGATCTCTCGGCACCGCACACCGTCCACTGCCCCGCCGGCGGCGGGGTGATGATCAGTATGCTCGGGAACGCCTCGGGGGAGCTACCGGGGGGGTTCCTCGAACTGAACGAGGACCTCGAGGTCGAGGGTCGCTGGGACCTCCCCGGGGAGATCGAGATGAACTACGATTTCTGGTACCAGCCGCGTCACAACGTGATGGTCTCCTCGGAGTGGGCAGCCCCCGAGACCTACCAGCCGGGCTTCGACCTCGAGGACGTCGAGGCCGGGAAATACGGTCACCGACTCCACTTCTGGAACTGGGCGGAGAAGACGGTCGAGCAGACGGTGGATCTCGGGGAGGAGGGGATGGTCCCGCTCGAGGTGCGGTTCCTGCACAGCCCCGAGGCGACCCACGGCTACGTCAACGCGGCGCTCTCCTCGAACATCTTTCACTTCTTCGAGGACCGCGAGGCGCGGAGCGCCTCGGACAGTGCGAGCGGCGATCAGCCGCGAGCAGACGGCCGGTGGCGCGCCGAGAAGGTCATCGACTTCGAGGCACGCGAGCACGACGACTGGGAGATGCCCGTCCCGGCGCTCCCGACGGACATCCTCGTCTCGATGGACGACCGCTACCTGTTCGGAGCGAACTGGCTCCACGGCGAGGTCTGGATGTACGACGTGAGCGACCCGGCGAACCCGCGACACGCGGATTCGATCTCGATCGGGGGCTACTTCGGCGACGTCAGGGAGGTCAAAGGACGTGAACTGGCGGCCGGACCCCAGATGGTGCAGTTGAGCCTCGACGGCGAACGCCTCTACTGGACCACCTCCCTCTACTCGACGTGGGACGACCAGTTCTTCCCCGCGGAGGGCGAGCACGGGTCCGTCATGCTGAAAGCCGACGTGAACCCGCGACGGGGGACGCTGACGCTCGACGAGGAGTTCCTCGTCGACTTCGGTGACCTTCCGGATGGGCCTGCCCGCGCCCACGAGATCCGCTGGCCCGACGGCGACTGCACCAGCGACGTCTGGCAGTAA
- a CDS encoding cupin domain-containing protein: MSHTKVDTADVEPVADAMHFLREPLDCENLGLTLVEAPADWTGKEHDHAEDGEEEVYLLTEGDATIVIDGETISLSPGEAVRVSPEATRQLHTEAESTFVIAGAP, encoded by the coding sequence ATGTCGCACACGAAAGTCGACACCGCCGACGTCGAACCGGTCGCCGACGCGATGCACTTCCTCCGGGAGCCCCTCGACTGCGAAAACCTCGGTCTGACGCTCGTCGAGGCGCCGGCCGACTGGACCGGGAAGGAACACGACCACGCCGAAGACGGCGAGGAGGAGGTCTACCTGCTGACCGAGGGCGATGCGACGATCGTCATCGACGGCGAGACGATCTCGCTCTCACCCGGCGAGGCGGTCCGCGTCTCTCCCGAGGCGACCCGACAGCTCCACACCGAAGCGGAGAGCACGTTCGTGATCGCTGGGGCACCCTAG
- a CDS encoding DUF7472 family protein, translated as MVVEREALVEIVVSVAAVGSFVGVIVLIGRTFNESGLSGDGALALISAIVGFILLMSVVGIALAYYMNRE; from the coding sequence ATGGTCGTAGAGCGAGAGGCGCTCGTCGAGATCGTCGTCTCCGTCGCCGCGGTGGGCTCGTTCGTCGGGGTCATCGTGCTGATCGGGCGGACGTTCAACGAGAGCGGCCTCTCAGGCGACGGCGCCCTCGCGCTGATCAGCGCCATCGTCGGCTTCATCCTCCTCATGTCGGTCGTCGGCATCGCACTCGCCTACTACATGAACCGCGAGTGA
- a CDS encoding DNA polymerase sliding clamp, translating to MFKAIVSADTLGAALDSVSALVDECKIQLGEEEFSIRAVDPANVGMVDLTLSASAFESYEADGGTIGVNLSRLEDIVGMADAGQLVDLELDEETRKLTIRLDGLKYTLALIDPDSIREEPDIPDLDLPARVVLEGRDVNRAVKAADMVSDHIALGVDTAEERFYVEAEGDTDDVNFKLDREDLIDLTPGEAHSLFSLDYLKEMNKAIPTDGEVTIDIGEEFPVKLHFEIAEGEGNVTYMLAPRIQSD from the coding sequence ATGTTCAAGGCCATCGTGAGCGCCGACACGCTCGGGGCGGCGCTCGACTCCGTGAGTGCGCTGGTCGACGAGTGCAAGATCCAGCTCGGCGAGGAGGAGTTCTCGATCCGCGCCGTCGACCCGGCGAACGTCGGCATGGTCGACCTCACGCTCTCCGCGTCCGCCTTCGAGTCCTACGAGGCCGACGGCGGTACGATCGGCGTGAACCTCTCTCGGCTCGAGGACATCGTCGGGATGGCCGACGCCGGCCAGCTCGTCGACCTCGAACTCGACGAGGAGACCCGGAAACTCACGATCCGTCTCGATGGCCTCAAGTACACTCTCGCGCTGATCGACCCCGACTCGATCAGGGAGGAGCCGGACATCCCCGACCTCGACCTCCCGGCCAGGGTGGTCCTCGAAGGGCGCGACGTCAACCGCGCGGTGAAGGCCGCGGACATGGTGAGCGACCACATCGCGCTCGGCGTCGACACCGCCGAGGAGCGGTTCTACGTCGAGGCGGAGGGCGACACCGACGACGTGAACTTCAAACTGGATCGCGAGGACCTGATCGACCTCACGCCGGGCGAGGCGCACTCGCTGTTCAGCCTCGATTACCTGAAAGAGATGAACAAGGCGATCCCGACCGACGGCGAGGTGACGATCGACATCGGCGAGGAGTTCCCCGTGAAACTCCACTTCGAGATCGCCGAGGGTGAGGGCAACGTCACGTACATGCTCGCCCCGCGGATCCAGAGCGACTAG
- a CDS encoding 2Fe-2S iron-sulfur cluster-binding protein, producing the protein MPRVTLQWTDGRRETVSAQPGERTLDAAEGSGIDLPFGCRIGVCGTCTGRALSGEMRHAVPPRGLRERHLREGYVLTCIAVPSTDCTLEVGTGVRARLFENPWR; encoded by the coding sequence ATGCCCCGCGTGACCCTCCAGTGGACGGACGGTCGGCGTGAGACGGTCAGCGCGCAACCCGGCGAGCGCACGCTCGACGCCGCGGAGGGCTCGGGGATCGACCTGCCGTTCGGCTGTCGGATCGGCGTTTGCGGGACGTGTACCGGACGAGCGCTCTCGGGCGAGATGCGCCACGCCGTGCCACCGCGGGGTCTCAGGGAACGACACCTGAGAGAGGGGTACGTCCTCACCTGTATCGCGGTACCGAGTACCGACTGCACGCTCGAAGTGGGGACGGGCGTCCGCGCCCGGCTGTTCGAGAATCCGTGGCGGTGA
- a CDS encoding luciferase domain-containing protein, whose protein sequence is MVSVGSDRAEIEATVDRLVREVSEWEHVTAGEHRFGGTEFRVGPREIGHVHSWGMLDIAYLGALRDALVEEGHTGVHHLLTESGWTTFHITAEADYDHARWLLRLSYLYHVNTLRRTAAGAEEFADVDVETELGAMGPSEPVRAAFDRR, encoded by the coding sequence ATGGTTTCTGTGGGTTCCGATCGGGCGGAGATCGAAGCGACGGTCGACCGTCTGGTGCGCGAGGTAAGCGAGTGGGAACACGTCACCGCCGGCGAACACCGCTTCGGCGGGACCGAGTTCCGCGTCGGCCCGCGCGAGATCGGCCACGTCCACTCGTGGGGGATGCTCGACATCGCGTACCTCGGTGCGTTGCGCGACGCCCTCGTCGAGGAGGGTCACACCGGCGTCCACCACCTCCTGACGGAATCGGGGTGGACGACGTTCCACATCACCGCCGAAGCGGACTACGACCACGCCCGGTGGCTCCTCCGGCTGTCGTACCTCTACCACGTGAACACCCTGCGTCGGACCGCTGCAGGCGCCGAGGAGTTCGCGGACGTGGATGTCGAAACGGAACTCGGGGCGATGGGTCCGAGCGAACCCGTTCGCGCGGCGTTCGACCGACGCTGA